A genomic segment from Malus domestica chromosome 05, GDT2T_hap1 encodes:
- the LOC103425306 gene encoding WAT1-related protein At1g43650-like isoform X2, which produces MKSLVMESRKAYIAMLFIQFVYAGMALFSKAAISKGMNPFVFVVYRQAFASLALAPFAFFLESSIEAPLSYTLLCKIFLVSLSGITLSLNLYYVAINYTSATFAAATTTLIPAITFVMAVLLRMESISMKRWYGAAKVLGSVTSFSGALVFALVKGPSIKFNWVPSNQRQIPDSSSSSSSTGGEWLKGSLIMLSANTAWSLWLILQGPILKQYPAKLRLTTLQCFFSCLMSAFWAIAFERNPSAWNIGWDIHLLSVVYCGVIVTGITYWLQVWAIEKKGPVFTAMFTPLSLIITAIFSALIWKEAIYWGRLERHQLSSHHITFSIV; this is translated from the exons ATGAAGAGTTTAGTAATGGAGAGTCGTAAGGCTTATATTGCAATGCTCTTCATACAATTTGTGTATGCAGGTATGGCTTTGTTCTCTAAGGCAGCAATTTCTAAAGGAATGAACCCTTTTGTCTTTGTGGTTTATCGTCAAGCTTTTGCCTCCCTTGCCTTGGCTCCCTTTGCTTTCTTCCTTGAAAG TTCAATAGAAGCTCCTCTTTCCTACACCTTACTCTGCAAGATTTTCTTAGTTTCCTTATCTGG gATTACCCTGAGTTTAAATCTCTACTATGTTGCAATCAACTACACCTCTGCAACCTTTGCTGCAGCCACCACCACTTTAATTCCTGCTATCACTTTTGTCATGGCGGTTTTATTAag GATGGAAAGCATTTCTATGAAACGTTGGTATGGAGCGGCCAAGGTGTTGGGTTCTGTCACAAGCTTTTCAGGAGCATTGGTGTTTGCTTTAGTGAAAGGGCCTTCCATAAAGTTCAACTGGGTTCCATCAAATCAAAGGCAAATTCCAGACTCCTCCTCATCATCTTCCTCCACAGGAGGAGAGTGGTTAAAAGGTTCCCTCATCATGCTCTCAGCCAATACTGCATGGTCTTTGTGGCTAATTCTACAG GGTCCCATTCTCAAGCAGTATCCGGCAAAGTTGAGGCTTACCACTCTCCAATGCTTCTTCAGCTGCTTGATGTCAGCTTTCTGGGCCATTGCATTTGAGAGAAACCCATCAGCTTGGAATATTGGATGGGATATTCATCTTCTCTCTGTGGTCTATTGT GGCGTAATTGTAACTGGGATTACTTATTGGCTACAAGTTTGGGCCATAGAGAAGAAAGGCCCAGTTTTCACTGCAATGTTCACTCCATTATCACTTATTATAACAGCCATCTTCTCAGCATTGATATGGAAAGAAGCCATCTACTGGGGAAG ATTGGAGAGGCACCAACTTTCATCTCATCATATCACATTTTCGATAGTGTAG
- the LOC103425306 gene encoding WAT1-related protein At1g43650-like isoform X1, with the protein MKSLVMESRKAYIAMLFIQFVYAGMALFSKAAISKGMNPFVFVVYRQAFASLALAPFAFFLESSIEAPLSYTLLCKIFLVSLSGITLSLNLYYVAINYTSATFAAATTTLIPAITFVMAVLLRMESISMKRWYGAAKVLGSVTSFSGALVFALVKGPSIKFNWVPSNQRQIPDSSSSSSSTGGEWLKGSLIMLSANTAWSLWLILQGPILKQYPAKLRLTTLQCFFSCLMSAFWAIAFERNPSAWNIGWDIHLLSVVYCGVIVTGITYWLQVWAIEKKGPVFTAMFTPLSLIITAIFSALIWKEAIYWGSIGGGVLLIAGLYSVLWGKKKEEQKSKESDQKQENKQEVV; encoded by the exons ATGAAGAGTTTAGTAATGGAGAGTCGTAAGGCTTATATTGCAATGCTCTTCATACAATTTGTGTATGCAGGTATGGCTTTGTTCTCTAAGGCAGCAATTTCTAAAGGAATGAACCCTTTTGTCTTTGTGGTTTATCGTCAAGCTTTTGCCTCCCTTGCCTTGGCTCCCTTTGCTTTCTTCCTTGAAAG TTCAATAGAAGCTCCTCTTTCCTACACCTTACTCTGCAAGATTTTCTTAGTTTCCTTATCTGG gATTACCCTGAGTTTAAATCTCTACTATGTTGCAATCAACTACACCTCTGCAACCTTTGCTGCAGCCACCACCACTTTAATTCCTGCTATCACTTTTGTCATGGCGGTTTTATTAag GATGGAAAGCATTTCTATGAAACGTTGGTATGGAGCGGCCAAGGTGTTGGGTTCTGTCACAAGCTTTTCAGGAGCATTGGTGTTTGCTTTAGTGAAAGGGCCTTCCATAAAGTTCAACTGGGTTCCATCAAATCAAAGGCAAATTCCAGACTCCTCCTCATCATCTTCCTCCACAGGAGGAGAGTGGTTAAAAGGTTCCCTCATCATGCTCTCAGCCAATACTGCATGGTCTTTGTGGCTAATTCTACAG GGTCCCATTCTCAAGCAGTATCCGGCAAAGTTGAGGCTTACCACTCTCCAATGCTTCTTCAGCTGCTTGATGTCAGCTTTCTGGGCCATTGCATTTGAGAGAAACCCATCAGCTTGGAATATTGGATGGGATATTCATCTTCTCTCTGTGGTCTATTGT GGCGTAATTGTAACTGGGATTACTTATTGGCTACAAGTTTGGGCCATAGAGAAGAAAGGCCCAGTTTTCACTGCAATGTTCACTCCATTATCACTTATTATAACAGCCATCTTCTCAGCATTGATATGGAAAGAAGCCATCTACTGGGGAAG TATTGGAGGGGGTGTATTGCTGATTGCGGGTCTCTATAGCGTTTTGtggggaaagaagaaagaggaacaaaaaagcaaagaaagtgatcaaaaacaagaaaacaagcagGAAGTCGTATAA